AATCGTCGAAAAAGATTTGGTTTAAGGTTTAATCTGATTGCTGCTCTCTACAATTACGAGCTTTGCCTCCCCAAAATCAAATCTTCCTGAGCGACTTTTGCAAGAGGTCTATTGAAATGCCAGATAGGTAGATTACAAACATGAAATACAAAACATCATTGATTTTGCGGCATCAACAAATCGAGGACAGTATGCAAACGTTCTCACACCCTTGGTATCCAAAATCCGAAATCTCAGGTACACAAATGGGGCGTTTGTTGAACTAACCTTGGTTAGTTAAGCTTAGTTAAGCCGTTGCCAAACCTTAACTATATGTTTTGCTCCTGCTACCAAAAGCTTTCCATCCAAGCTAAATGCTATTGCATGACTTCTACTCCAACGGTTTCTAAGTTGATTGGGATATTCACAAATCAACTGACCTGTATCAACTTGATAAAGATATACTGTTCCATCGGTGTCGATGCCTGCAAGCAACTGATTATCAGAACTAATTGTGACTGCATCAATACAAGCTTTATGTGGAATCTCATATCTAAGATTCGGTCTTACTCCGTTCAGCAGATTTTCATATGATATATTCCACATTCTGATCGTCTTATCATAGCTGCAACTTGCTAGTAACAAGCTATTATTGGAGAAGCAGATATTACTAATTTCTTCGTTATGTGCAAGAAATTTGCCAACCATCTGTTGCTCTTCAATTTTCCAAAATCTAATATTTCTATCTTTTCCCGCCGCTCCTAAAATATTACCTTTAGGATGAACCGAAACTGAATTTACACAATTCTCGGCATCTAAGGTAAACTCTAACTCATGTTTAGTTAAATTCCATACTTTAATAGTTTCATCGGCACTACCACTAACAAGTTTTTCTCCTTGTGGAGTATAGGCTAAGGAATATATTGAACTTGAATGTCCTGTTAATATCTTAAGTAATTTTTTCGTTTTAGAAGCCCAAACTCTTATTGTTTCGTCGTCACTTGCTGAAGCAAAAAACTGATTGTCGGGACTTAAAGCAAGAGCAGTTACATCACCACTATGCCCATCGCCAGCCTCTGTTCTAGTACTTTTAATACTATGTTGTAAAGTTTGATGTTCTAAATCCCAGAATTTAATACAGTGACAACTATCTCCGGTTACAACCGTTTTATTAGTTCGACTGATGATTAGACTGCATATATCTCCACCTTTAGTTTTAATCTCGCATTCTCTCCACTGCAAATTCTGCATGAATTCTAGATTTTTCAGATAGTTCTTTAAACCGCTACCGTGAAGCAAATCCTCTATTGTAACAGTAACAAACGAGTCAGCTTCATTTTTCTCAAAATTACTTATACTCTCGCTAATTCTCCGCTTGATTAAGGCTGAAGGAATAAAGCCGGCCATAACAAGCCTATATTCAGAACGAAACTCATCAAAAGATTGATGCGCCCAATTCTTATCATGAACTAGCACACAGGCTAAAATTTCATTAGAATCGATTTCACTGCTGGAAAATCTCCATTGACTTTTTGTATTTCCATATCTAGTTTTAACTTGCATTCCAACATTCCTATTGGAACTACTTCTAAAATCCACCTTGCCGTCACCAGTAGGAAGAATTTCGTAATTTAATGGGGTGATGTAATCTCCAAGACAATGTTTTACAGTAAGTTCTCCAACCTTTCCTTTGAAGTGATTACAAAAAGTTGTGCGTGCATCGTTACTTTGATGCCTAAATTTATTAACCATGCACCAAGCGAACGCACGAGCCTCTGTTAATTCATCCAATGTGATAATCTTTAACTCGCTGTAATTGCCCTCATATCTAGAACATAATAATTCTTCATCTTGATTGGTATTCAGCCTTTGTATAAACTCAACTTGTATTGACTTCAAAAGGTTAATAACGTCCATAACTTGCTAGAGTTGCTTCTAAATGACTCAATTATCTCCTAGACGAGGTTGTGTGAGAGAGGAGTTAAAGGGAGCTAACACGTCAGTACAGCGGACGGCTGATTCAGCCTTCGTCTTTGCTTGTAGGCTATCTCCCACCACTGACGTTTGCCGTTAGACGCTTTTGTGATGTCATGTTTGCTCGCCTTACCTTCCATCTCACTTCAAGCGTTGGGTTTCGTTTCGACTTATCTGTCACTGATGAGTTTAGCGGCTAGCGTTCCAAGGGGAGCGATCGCGGTTAGGTTGAGATTGCGGGTAGACAATCGACCTTGAATCAGCCTTATGTGGGTACTCATCCTGAGAAATCAGCGTCATGCTAGATTGATTAAGTAAGCCCTACACGGTGTTTCAGGCTATGAGCTTCAGTGATGTAATCGAGGCAATCAAAAGCCTCTCCACAGAGGAGAAGCAAGAAATTCAATTGCTACTGAGGCAGTATCTACGGGAAGAGCGCCGTGAGGAAATATATGAAAATTTTCAAACAGCACGAGTAGAAGAGCAAAATGGCGAACTGAGATTTTCCTCCGATATTAATGCGCTGAGACAGTTAATAGAGGAGTGATGGTAGAAATTACTTTTAGTTCCTCATTCCGTCATGCTTTCAAAAAGCGAATCAAGGGAAATTTAGATTTAGAAGCAAGATTTTGGCAAAAAGTAGAGCAATTTACTATAGACCCATTCGATCAAAGCTTGAAAACTCACAAATTGTCAGGCAATCTCAAGGATCTATGGAGTTTTACCCTGGAATACGACGAGAGGGTGTTATTTTACTTTACTGAGGATGGGAATGCTGTATTTGTAGATATTGGTAGCCACGACGAGGTGTATTAAAAAACACGATCGGCCTATAAGCGGTCTACGTATAACCTTTCTGCACCAGACATTTCACTGCAAGCATTAGACTTTGTTTCGGGGTTATCTGTCGCTGATGAGTTTAACTCTTAGCGTTCCAAGGATGCGATCGCTTACGCCGATACCAAAGGGTATGGCTTGCTTTCAGGATGAAAAAAAGAAATTTTTCCATCCCCTTGACAATTATGTATTACGATTGTAGTATATAAATTAAGGCAAACAAATCAAACCTGTTTAATACGCTTTGCCAACCAGCTTTTAAGGAGGTGTCTAAAATGGTTCACATTCGTTTTGAAGGTCGTTCCTACGACATCACAGAAAATCAACTGGGTGTGACGGCTGGAATGAACGACAAAGCCGTTAAGGAACGCCTTGCACAGCATTTTGATGTTAGACGCGATCGCTTAGAAACATACGTTATTGAGCGTCGTCCCAGCGGCGATCTAATCATCCGTCCAGAAGCCGTATATGGCTAGATAAAAACTTTCACTCTGTGTCCCGATAGAAGAAGCATACACTCTTTTCGTAACTATAACGGCCCTAAGGTAGCGATGTTCGGGCAACCGGCTAGCGAAGCATTCTAAATCTCACGTTAGATTAAGTTTGCGCGTCCACTACCAGGTGTAACCTTGGTAAGAACGGCAGATGTGAAATAGCTTTTTCGACTTGCATGGAGCAACCTTTTAAAACCTTTTCCCGCGCCCTAATTTGTGAAGCATACACACATTCCCGTTACGATCGGGGAGGTAGTGGGTACTCTTCGAGAAGGCTTCGCCTACGATTCCCACCAGCTGCATTAAAAGCGGCTGTAGCTCAATGGATAGAGCGCCAAAGTGAAAACAGCTTTGCTAACTTTGCGGGATTAAAAATTACAAATCGTGGGTATCGATGGCACGCGCCCCGACTTTTGAAGCATACAAACTGGTAACGTTCGGGAAACCGAATTGTAGGTTCAATTCCTACCCTCTCCGCCTTTTGGAGAGGTGTAAAAAAAGCTTCTTAGACTTGCGTGTAGCCTCTCATATTTCTCCATAAATGCAGAGAAAAATATCCACTTCGCACCCTAACTGAGAAAGCTTACATACTAACTCTGTGGTAGAGTGATCGACTCTTAATCGATAAGTCGGGTTCAACTCCCGAAGCAGCTTTCTGAACTTGTGCGAGGTGACAATTTTTTCAAAAACAGATTGCCAACTAAATAGTGTTTTTTATGGATACTCAGCTTTAAATTTTGTGTTCCGCACCCTAACCTGAGAAGCATACACACATCCGCCTGATAAGCGGGAAATGTAGGTTCAATTCCTACCGCTGCCATTATTTGGCAGTGTAGAGTAACGGTAACTCTCCAGTGAATAGCTTTTTAAACTTGTGCGGGACACTGATTATTTCTAATTGTCAAAATTCCCACTACGCGCCCTAATCGATAAAGCTTACATACTAGCCGAATTGGTACAGGCGCTTGACTGATAATCAAGATTATGCAGGTTCAAATCCTGCGTATAAACAAACAGCTTTTTCAACTTGCGCGTAGTGTCAATATTTCATATCTAACGATGAGGAGGAGTATAACAATGTCTGTAAAAACACTTAATATTTTAGAGCAGTTGAAATCATTAACGCTAATTGAGACTGCTGAACTGGTTACGCAAATTGAAAATACTTTTAGAGTAGATGCTTCTCCTCGCCAGTGGACAGTGATTACTGAGGAAAAAGAGGACAAGTCTGAAAAACCCCCAGTACAAACTGAGTTTAATGTGGTTCTGGAGGAAGTTCCTGCTGATAAGAAAATTGCAATACTCAAAGTTGTACGGACTTTGACAGGATTGGATCTGAAGGCAGCAAAAGATTTTGTTGAGTCAACGCCGAAAGTAGTGAAGGAAGCGATCGCGCTTGACATAGCCTCTGATATCAAACAACAACTGGAAGCAGCAGGCGCAAAAGTTTATCTCAGTTAATGATGGTTGTGAAATACCAATCAGTCGGTGAGATAGAAAATCTAATTGCGGCATTCGAGAATTGCACCTTGCCACGAAGCGAGTGGGATCATCATGCACACTTAACCGTTGCAGTATGGTATCTCACTCGTTACTCGGAGGGAGAAGCGACGAATTTAATCCGCGATCGCATCCAGCACTACAACAAAGTTAATGGCATCCAAACCACCAACGACAGCGGCTATCACGAAACCATAACTCTATTTTGGATTCGGATAATAAGTAGATATCTGTCGATTGCAGGGAAAAATTTTTCTATCGTAGATATTGTTAACGAGTTTATCAAAAATTACGGGAAAAAGTCTTTTCCATTGCAATACTACAGTCGCGATCGCTTAATGTCTTGGCAAGCTCGGATAAGTTGGATCGAACCGGATTTGAAACCTTTAGATTAGCAGGGATGACAGTCTCTTGCTTGGCGAATTATAATGGCAGTTGTCGCCGCGCCCCAACAGAAAAAGCTTACATACCCTGTTAAGGTAAAAAAACCGCTTTTTCGACTTGCGCGGCACCAAATTACTTGCGTGCGACATCTGCCTCCTCAACACTTCAAGATGAAATGGAGGTAGTTGCAATGAATACACTAGAACGCGACTTGCGTTTGGAAATGCTCAATAGTCTGCTGACTACGCCACACCGGGAATTGGGTAAGGTAGCAGAAGTGCATAAGATGATGGTGGAACTTGACCCCATCTTTTACGGACACCTGGCTGTATGGTATCAGCGTCAGGGTGATGTGCGCGACCACAAGGAAGTTTTTGTCGGCAATTTGCTTACCAGCAGCTTGAACGAACATCGGGGTGCGGGTTTTATGATGCTACAAGAATTTCCGCCTTATCAGGTGGCAAGAATTGTAGACTTTATGAAGCAGCATCAGCAAAAGTTACCGCGTTCGGCGCGGACTGCGGTGCGGCGTTATTTGCAGGAACGGGAAAAGAATGCTGCGTTTTTCGATCGCGCTGCGGTGCGAGGACGCAAGGCGATGAAGCATCTTTATGCAAGTTTGCACATACGCCCTAGCGATAGCGCTAACGCCGTACTATTCAAAGATGCACCGCCTGAAGATAGCCTTGCGTTTGCACTCAAGCAACTTGCAAAAGCAGAAACACCACAAGCACAAGCACAACTGATTGCAGAACACAAAATTCCCTACACTGTCGCCATTGGTGCAGTGAAGGAAGTAACGCCAGAGGTGCTGATGGCGCTGGTTAACGCCATGTCACCGCAAGAAGCCATCAATAACCTTAAGTCACTCCAAGCGCGAGGTGCGATGGAAAACGCTGAGGTGAAGGTGTTGATTGATGCAAAACTGACAGAAGCTGCAACAAGCGATCGCGTGTCTGCATTCAAGGCGATGAAAGCCGCAGGTGTTGCTAACGTCGATGATGCAACTGTGGCGCAACTAGAGCAAGTTGTCAACGAACAGGTGAAAAAGCGGGGTAAGATTACCAAGTCTACCGCCTTGTTTGTAGACAAAAGCAGCAGCATGACTGAAGCGCTGGAAGTCGGAAAGCAAATTGCAGCTTTGATTTCTGGCATCAGCGAAGGTAACTTGTTTGTTTATGCTTTCGACACCAAAGCTGTTGAAGTAAAAGCACAAGGTAAAGCGCTGTCAGATTGGGAGAAAGCTTTCCAGAAGCTGTTTCCGGATGGTTGCACTAGCATCGGTGCATCGCTGGAAAAGATGCGGCAAAACAAGCAGTCGGCAGAACAAATTATCATCGTTACCGATGAAGGCGAAAACAACGCTCCTTTCTTCAACACAGTTTATCCCCAATACTGCGAAGAATTGAAGGTTGTGCCGAATGTAATTATTGTCAAAGTCGGCAATCACGGCAACTACTTAGAAAAACAATTGCAGCAATCTCAAGTTTCGCTGGAGACATTCACCTTCGCAGGTGATTACTACTCGCTGCCAAACTTGGTGCCATTGTTGTCTCGTCCATCTCGCCTTGAGTTGTTGATGGAAATTCTAGAGACACCATTGCCAGTGCGAGTTGATAACTAGATCTGCTCAATTGTAGCGCCATAGTAGCGTGAGAAAACCTAACCTCCTAATCCCTTTCCCTCGTAAGGAAGCGGAAGAAAAAAGCCCCTCTCCTGCGAGGAGAGGGGTTGGGGAAAGGTCAACAAAATTATTAGTCAAGGAGGAACCAAACATGGTGGAAATAACTGCAAAAGCCGTCAAAGAACTGCGCCAACAAACAGGTGCAGGCATGATGAATTGTAAAAAGGCGCTGGATGAAACCAATGGCGATATGGCGAAAGCGATCGCATGGTTGCGGCAAAAAGTTATGGTTAGCACAGGAGGATGCGGAAGTCGCATTTCGGCAGAAGGAATTATTGACAGCTACATTCATACTGGCGGTAGAGTCGGCGTGCTAGTAGAAGTGAACTGCGAAACTGATTTTGTAAGTCGCAGTGAAGTATTTCAAAATCTGGTGCGAAACATCGCCATGCAAATTGCCGCTTGTCCGAATGTAGAATACGTGAAAGTAGCAGACATTCCGGCTGCAATTGTCGAGAAAGAAACACAAATCGAAATGGGACGGGATGACTTAACTTCCAAACCAGGAAACATCAAAGAAAAAAATCTTCAAGGACGAATTGAAAAACGCCTGAAAGAAATGTCTTTGATGGATCAGCCTTACATTCGCGACCACAGTATCGTGGTGGAAGAACTGGTTAAGCAAAGCGTAGCTCAACTCGGCGAAAATATCCAAGTGCGTCGCTTTGTCCGCTTTAACTTAGGCGAAGGCATTGCAAAGCCAGAAAGCAACTTTGCCGAAAAAGTCGCTGCACAAATGGGCGGTAGGGAATAAAGCTGACAGTTTATACTTGTGGGGTGGGCATCTTGTCTGCCCTACTTGCTTCAGAATCGTTAAGCTACTTCTACTCAGCACTTCCAAGATAGGATAGTCTTAATAATAAAAATTTGAAACAATGGCAAGCCCTTCCCTGCCAGTTCAAGATATACCTAGAGAACGTACCCATCGAGTTATCCTGCAAGGGGTTAGTTGGCAAACTTATCAAGCATTGTTAACTGAAATGGGGGATAATCGTTCTTCTCGTCTTGCCTACGATCGAGGTGTATTAGAAATCACAATGCCGTCCGACCGCCACGAAACCAACACGAAGCTTTTGGAACGGATGATCGAGGCATTAACTGAAGAGTTAGATTTACCGATAAAAGGATTTCGTTCAACAACTCTAAATCGAGAAGACTTACAGCGTGGTGCAGAACCAGATTCTTGCTATTACATCCAAAATGTTGAGCGCATTCAAGGTAGAACGATAGACCTTACCAAAGAGCCTGCACCTGATTTAGTGATTGAGGTTGATATTACCAGTCCCTCTAGTA
The sequence above is drawn from the Funiculus sociatus GB2-C1 genome and encodes:
- a CDS encoding WD40 repeat domain-containing protein, whose product is MDVINLLKSIQVEFIQRLNTNQDEELLCSRYEGNYSELKIITLDELTEARAFAWCMVNKFRHQSNDARTTFCNHFKGKVGELTVKHCLGDYITPLNYEILPTGDGKVDFRSSSNRNVGMQVKTRYGNTKSQWRFSSSEIDSNEILACVLVHDKNWAHQSFDEFRSEYRLVMAGFIPSALIKRRISESISNFEKNEADSFVTVTIEDLLHGSGLKNYLKNLEFMQNLQWRECEIKTKGGDICSLIISRTNKTVVTGDSCHCIKFWDLEHQTLQHSIKSTRTEAGDGHSGDVTALALSPDNQFFASASDDETIRVWASKTKKLLKILTGHSSSIYSLAYTPQGEKLVSGSADETIKVWNLTKHELEFTLDAENCVNSVSVHPKGNILGAAGKDRNIRFWKIEEQQMVGKFLAHNEEISNICFSNNSLLLASCSYDKTIRMWNISYENLLNGVRPNLRYEIPHKACIDAVTISSDNQLLAGIDTDGTVYLYQVDTGQLICEYPNQLRNRWSRSHAIAFSLDGKLLVAGAKHIVKVWQRLN
- a CDS encoding type II toxin-antitoxin system RelE/ParE family toxin; amino-acid sequence: MVEITFSSSFRHAFKKRIKGNLDLEARFWQKVEQFTIDPFDQSLKTHKLSGNLKDLWSFTLEYDERVLFYFTEDGNAVFVDIGSHDEVY
- the rplL gene encoding 50S ribosomal protein L7/L12, coding for MSVKTLNILEQLKSLTLIETAELVTQIENTFRVDASPRQWTVITEEKEDKSEKPPVQTEFNVVLEEVPADKKIAILKVVRTLTGLDLKAAKDFVESTPKVVKEAIALDIASDIKQQLEAAGAKVYLS
- the tsf gene encoding translation elongation factor Ts, with product MVEITAKAVKELRQQTGAGMMNCKKALDETNGDMAKAIAWLRQKVMVSTGGCGSRISAEGIIDSYIHTGGRVGVLVEVNCETDFVSRSEVFQNLVRNIAMQIAACPNVEYVKVADIPAAIVEKETQIEMGRDDLTSKPGNIKEKNLQGRIEKRLKEMSLMDQPYIRDHSIVVEELVKQSVAQLGENIQVRRFVRFNLGEGIAKPESNFAEKVAAQMGGRE
- a CDS encoding Uma2 family endonuclease, whose protein sequence is MASPSLPVQDIPRERTHRVILQGVSWQTYQALLTEMGDNRSSRLAYDRGVLEITMPSDRHETNTKLLERMIEALTEELDLPIKGFRSTTLNREDLQRGAEPDSCYYIQNVERIQGRTIDLTKEPAPDLVIEVDITSPSSKRLQIYSQLGVSEVWRYVGQTVEINQLQAGIYNLCENSPTFPFVSVEIINQFLQQAETQDDTTFIRTWRKWIREKLREKEDR